A stretch of DNA from Herpetosiphonaceae bacterium:
CGGCCAGATCGGGCGCTCCGCTGATGATGTCGGCGTTGGACTGGCGCGTATCGAAGAAGATCAGATCGCCGAACTCAAGCGCATCGAACGCCACGGGCATGCCCTCCAACGCCTGCTGATCGGCGTCGCGGCGCAGATGGATGCCGATCAGGCTATAGATCATCTGCACCAGGCCGGAGCAATCGTAGCCAAACGGCGTTTTGCCGCCCCACAGGTAGGGCACCCCGATCAGCGCGTGCAGCCACGGCTCAACGGTTCGCAGCGCAGAGGTCGTGCCATGCGGGATCTCGCCCTGCGGGATCAGATCGGTGCTAGCCACCCAGCGGAGCTTGCCGTCGGGACAGCGGATGCGCTGCATCGGCCCGTCGTGGCCCTCGACGGCGAGACGCGCGCCAAAGGGCAGCAGCGCGACCTGCTCGTGAGGCTCGGCGGTGGGCTGGGCGTAGAGCGGCGTCAGCGGGCGCTTGATCGTATGCGTGATCTGCTGGCGATAGGTCTGCGCGGCCTCCATCGTACACATATGCAGCGGCTCGACGTGCATCCAGCCGAGGTAGCCATCGATCAAGCGAACGAACGCCCAATCATCCTGGTAGCGCAGCACCTCGATCGGCTCGCCGTAGAGCGTCTGCGAGACGCGCTCCGAAAAATTATCAGCCTCGCGGCGCAGATCGGCAACCGCGCGGAGGTTAAGTGCCCAGCCATAGTCAGGCCCCGTGACCAGCGGC
This window harbors:
- a CDS encoding C40 family peptidase, giving the protein MPQTPLDIVEHARHQLFRDSRLTLGDIRVDQHQDTIRIRGAVLDRQAADGFMHALRVQAPGVNWRDELTPLVTGPDYGWALNLRAVADLRREADNFSERVSQTLYGEPIEVLRYQDDWAFVRLIDGYLGWMHVEPLHMCTMEAAQTYRQQITHTIKRPLTPLYAQPTAEPHEQVALLPFGARLAVEGHDGPMQRIRCPDGKLRWVASTDLIPQGEIPHGTTSALRTVEPWLHALIGVPYLWGGKTPFGYDCSGLVQMIYSLIGIHLRRDADQQALEGMPVAFDALEFGDLIFFDTRQSNADIISGAPDLAVTHVGMALNRTDFIHSSWRGGGVIWGSFDPQSPFFMPTFDRRFLGARRYLKANE